A genomic region of Bernardetia sp. ABR2-2B contains the following coding sequences:
- a CDS encoding HAD family hydrolase — translation MNISFDLDSTLIPHGNEFEAEKQGLLSKLLGIEPIRVGTAKFISDLQKQEHEIHIYTTSFRSQIKIRLMLFYYGIKVGKIINQSQNQHTLKSRNINASKYPPAFGFDLHIDDLKGVGMEGERLNFKTIIIKTNDKNWIETIQKEITFEQ, via the coding sequence ATGAATATCAGTTTTGACTTAGATAGCACACTTATTCCACATGGAAATGAATTTGAGGCAGAAAAACAAGGTTTATTGAGTAAGCTTTTGGGAATTGAACCTATTCGGGTAGGAACGGCAAAATTTATTTCTGACTTACAAAAACAAGAACACGAAATTCATATTTACACAACTTCATTTAGAAGTCAAATCAAAATCCGATTGATGCTTTTCTATTATGGAATAAAAGTTGGAAAAATAATAAATCAATCTCAAAATCAGCATACATTAAAAAGCAGAAATATAAATGCTTCAAAATATCCTCCTGCATTTGGTTTTGACTTACATATAGACGACTTAAAAGGTGTAGGAATGGAAGGAGAAAGGTTAAATTTCAAAACAATTATTATAAAAACCAATGATAAGAACTGGATTGAAACAATACAGAAAGAAATTACTTTTGAACAATAA